In a genomic window of Lathamus discolor isolate bLatDis1 chromosome 4, bLatDis1.hap1, whole genome shotgun sequence:
- the NMS gene encoding neuromedin-S isoform X1 codes for MPSPHHALPWLLAACCLCALPRGSGFPQPFSRSWDGADLPKSQQLALCFSQWMELSNQPQISSTVLDLCYSIFNSMQTNEESQIAAAKFTKKDSHAALGRPFFLFRPRNGRTVESSEYHGI; via the exons ATGCCCTCTCCGCATCACGCCCTGCCCTGGCTGCTCGCCGCCTGCTGCCTCTGCGCCCTCCCGCGGGGCTCAG GGTTCCCGCAGCCTTTCTCGCGCTCCTGGGACGGCGCGGACCTGCCCAAAAGCCAG cagctggCATTGTGTTTCAGTCAGTGGATGGAACTGTCTAATCAACCCCAG ATCTCCAGCACTGTTTTGGATCTTTGTTATTCCATATTCAATAGCATGCAAACAAATGAG GAATCACAGATTGCTGCTGCAAAGTTTACAAAGAAG gaTAGTCATGCGGCTCTGGGAcggccttttttccttttcagg cCTCGGAATGGAAGAACTGTTGAAAGCAGTG AATACCATGGAATATGA
- the NMS gene encoding neuromedin-S isoform X2 gives MPSPHHALPWLLAACCLCALPRGSGFPQPFSRSWDGADLPKSQLALCFSQWMELSNQPQISSTVLDLCYSIFNSMQTNEESQIAAAKFTKKDSHAALGRPFFLFRPRNGRTVESSEYHGI, from the exons ATGCCCTCTCCGCATCACGCCCTGCCCTGGCTGCTCGCCGCCTGCTGCCTCTGCGCCCTCCCGCGGGGCTCAG GGTTCCCGCAGCCTTTCTCGCGCTCCTGGGACGGCGCGGACCTGCCCAAAAGCCAG ctggCATTGTGTTTCAGTCAGTGGATGGAACTGTCTAATCAACCCCAG ATCTCCAGCACTGTTTTGGATCTTTGTTATTCCATATTCAATAGCATGCAAACAAATGAG GAATCACAGATTGCTGCTGCAAAGTTTACAAAGAAG gaTAGTCATGCGGCTCTGGGAcggccttttttccttttcagg cCTCGGAATGGAAGAACTGTTGAAAGCAGTG AATACCATGGAATATGA